From one Pontibacillus sp. HMF3514 genomic stretch:
- the tyrS gene encoding tyrosine--tRNA ligase, whose amino-acid sequence MDILQDLKARGLLNQTTDEDGLKEQLANNQVTLYCGFDPTADSLHIGNLVAILILKRFQEAGHRPLALVGGGTGLIGDPSGRSSERQLNDEDTVRNYSEKIAGQLAKVLDFEKGGNAAVVRNNLDWLSDMTMIEFLRDVGKHFGVNYMLAKDSVESRIQHGISFTEFSYMILQSYDFLNLFRKENCTLQIGGSDQWGNITAGLELIRRSSEEGEEAKAFGLTVPLITKADGSKFGKTAGGAIWLDPEKTTPYEFYQFWINTDDRDVINFLHYFTFLSLEEIDELKKEVENQPEKRVAQRRLAEEVTTMVHDEAALKQAQKITEALFSGDLKGLTGDEIEQGFKDVPTHSLSEDEKGLIDLLVEAKISSSKRQAREDIQNGAIYINGERQQDLKYTVDAEDRIDGKFTIIRRGKKKYFLIRYE is encoded by the coding sequence ATGGATATTTTACAAGATTTAAAAGCTCGTGGTTTATTAAACCAAACGACTGATGAAGATGGTTTGAAAGAACAGTTAGCTAACAATCAAGTCACATTATACTGTGGATTTGATCCAACGGCAGATAGTTTACACATCGGAAATTTAGTAGCCATCTTGATTTTAAAACGTTTCCAAGAAGCAGGGCACCGTCCACTCGCTCTTGTTGGTGGTGGCACAGGTTTAATTGGTGACCCAAGCGGGCGTTCAAGTGAGCGTCAACTTAATGATGAAGACACTGTGCGCAACTATAGTGAGAAAATAGCTGGCCAACTTGCGAAAGTTCTTGATTTTGAAAAAGGTGGAAATGCTGCGGTTGTTCGAAATAACTTAGACTGGCTTTCAGACATGACGATGATTGAGTTTTTACGTGATGTTGGTAAGCACTTCGGAGTTAACTACATGTTAGCAAAAGATTCGGTTGAATCCCGTATTCAACACGGTATATCTTTTACTGAATTTAGTTATATGATTTTACAATCTTACGACTTCCTAAACCTATTTCGTAAAGAAAATTGCACATTACAGATTGGCGGAAGTGACCAGTGGGGAAATATTACTGCAGGTCTAGAATTGATTCGCCGCTCCTCAGAAGAAGGAGAAGAAGCAAAAGCGTTCGGTCTAACGGTACCTTTAATTACAAAAGCGGATGGTAGCAAATTCGGAAAAACAGCTGGAGGAGCAATTTGGTTAGATCCTGAGAAAACAACTCCTTATGAATTTTACCAATTCTGGATTAACACGGATGACCGTGATGTTATTAACTTCTTACATTACTTTACATTCTTAAGTCTAGAAGAGATTGATGAGCTTAAGAAAGAAGTTGAAAATCAACCAGAAAAGCGTGTAGCTCAACGTCGTTTAGCTGAAGAAGTAACGACAATGGTTCATGATGAAGCTGCATTAAAACAAGCTCAAAAAATTACAGAAGCATTGTTTAGTGGAGACCTTAAAGGACTAACTGGAGATGAGATTGAGCAAGGCTTTAAAGATGTTCCAACTCACTCACTTTCCGAAGATGAAAAAGGTCTAATTGATCTTCTAGTAGAAGCTAAAATTTCTTCTTCAAAACGACAAGCTCGTGAGGATATCCAAAACGGTGCGATCTATATTAATGGTGAACGTCAACAGGATCTTAAGTACACTGTAGATGCTGAAGATCGAATTGATGGCAAATTTACCATTATCCGTCGAGGGAAAAAGAAGTATTTCTTAATTCGTTATGAATAA
- a CDS encoding transglycosylase domain-containing protein, with protein sequence MSNNQSNGSNRSRFKAWWETGKIQKASRITYDVIWNIILFFIIVGVIGIFFAGGLGAGYFASLVKDEPVRAEEDMKKDIYNYEENTELYFAQEDYLGKIRSDLYREEIKLDQVSEHLKNAVIATEDAYFEEHNGIVPKAIMRAIFQEITNASVKTGGSTLTQQLIKNQILTNEVSFERKAKEMLLAMRLEKFFEKDEILEAYLNVVPFGRDASGRNIAGVETAAQGIFGKSADELNIAQAAYMAGMPQSPFLYTPFKNNGEVKSVEGITPGMDRMRTVLSRMKEAEMITSEEYEQAINYNIAADLAEPQPSPIQEYPWLTIEIEKRAKKILADKLAEQDGYTEEDLKANESLREQYNILAERSLRQEGYKIHTTVDKDIYDKMQQIAKEYKQYGPDKPQKVTDPETGEQKTIMEPVQVGGMLIENSTGKIVGFIGGRDYEKENLNHATNALRPNGSTMKPLLVYAPAIELGAAQPGSVVADIEKEFDAGTDTWTPGNYTGRFHGLTSVRYALAKSFNVPAARTYADIIDQNPGSYLEKMGFTSLIEEDKHILSASLGATRNGVSIEENTNAYATFGNMGKFVDAYMIERIESPDGDVLYEHESQTQDVFSPQTSYLTIDMMRDVLEYGTATYAKYQLNNKNVDWAGKTGTSQDWHDTWFVATNPNVTMGLWMGYDTPKPINKCYECNLGYSNRNVNLWAQIVNAATEIRPELMAPEKDFKRPGGIVSSSYCASSGKLPTELCQQLGLVKSDIYYAKHAPTKKDDSLIQSQYVTIGETTYVAGASTPTEFTNEGIFFNPEWLKEKGYDKLEDYSKLVPNNERWADIRVPSTEEVPNDGQAPEAPAQVSASDGVLNWSPSESSDVVGYRVYRASAPGGVYQLAGSSGGTSIGISGRGVYIVRAVDYFGMESGSSPSVVYGDFTPDEPENDDNGDQNDSNSGSDSNDDNSSGNSDDDSGSDDNSNNDSNDGSNDDSNNDDSSNDQTNDSGETNDEGSDSGSDSGGQDSGGSTDSGSDSSGSDNTDE encoded by the coding sequence ATGAGTAATAACCAGTCAAATGGTTCGAATAGATCACGTTTTAAAGCATGGTGGGAAACTGGGAAAATCCAAAAGGCATCCCGAATTACCTATGATGTAATTTGGAACATCATCTTGTTCTTCATCATTGTTGGCGTGATTGGGATCTTCTTTGCGGGAGGACTAGGTGCAGGATATTTCGCATCACTTGTAAAAGACGAGCCTGTCCGTGCGGAAGAAGATATGAAGAAAGATATTTATAACTATGAAGAAAACACAGAACTCTATTTTGCTCAAGAAGATTACTTAGGTAAAATACGCTCTGATTTGTATCGTGAAGAAATAAAACTAGACCAAGTTTCAGAGCATTTAAAGAATGCCGTCATAGCTACAGAGGACGCATACTTTGAAGAGCACAATGGTATTGTGCCTAAAGCAATCATGCGTGCAATCTTTCAAGAAATCACAAATGCTAGCGTCAAAACTGGTGGTAGTACCTTAACGCAACAGTTAATTAAGAACCAAATTCTAACGAATGAAGTTTCCTTTGAACGTAAAGCAAAGGAAATGTTGTTAGCTATGCGTTTAGAGAAATTTTTTGAAAAAGATGAAATTCTTGAAGCTTACCTGAATGTAGTACCATTCGGACGAGATGCTTCAGGTCGAAACATTGCAGGCGTTGAAACAGCAGCTCAAGGTATTTTTGGTAAAAGTGCAGATGAACTAAATATTGCACAAGCTGCTTATATGGCAGGAATGCCACAAAGTCCATTCCTATATACACCATTTAAAAATAATGGTGAAGTCAAAAGTGTTGAAGGTATCACACCAGGAATGGATCGAATGAGAACCGTTCTATCCCGAATGAAAGAAGCTGAGATGATTACATCAGAAGAGTACGAACAAGCGATCAATTACAACATCGCTGCTGACCTTGCTGAACCTCAGCCTTCACCAATTCAAGAGTATCCTTGGTTAACCATTGAAATTGAAAAGAGGGCTAAAAAGATTTTAGCCGATAAATTAGCTGAACAAGATGGCTATACGGAAGAAGATTTAAAAGCTAATGAATCCTTACGTGAACAGTACAATATCCTAGCAGAACGTAGCTTGCGTCAAGAAGGCTATAAAATTCATACAACGGTAGATAAAGATATCTATGACAAGATGCAACAGATCGCAAAAGAGTATAAGCAATATGGGCCTGATAAACCTCAAAAGGTTACGGACCCTGAAACCGGAGAACAAAAAACAATCATGGAACCAGTTCAAGTCGGTGGAATGCTAATTGAAAATAGCACAGGTAAAATTGTCGGCTTTATTGGTGGTCGAGATTATGAAAAAGAAAACTTGAACCACGCAACAAATGCATTACGTCCGAACGGAAGTACAATGAAGCCACTTCTCGTTTATGCACCAGCCATTGAACTAGGTGCAGCCCAGCCAGGCTCTGTTGTAGCAGATATTGAAAAAGAATTTGATGCAGGTACTGATACTTGGACACCTGGAAACTATACAGGTCGTTTTCACGGCTTAACTTCTGTACGTTATGCCTTGGCAAAATCATTTAACGTTCCTGCAGCTAGAACTTATGCTGATATTATTGATCAAAACCCAGGCTCGTACTTAGAAAAAATGGGTTTCACATCATTAATTGAAGAAGATAAGCACATTCTGTCTGCATCTCTTGGTGCTACTAGAAACGGTGTAAGTATCGAAGAAAACACAAATGCTTATGCTACATTTGGTAACATGGGTAAATTCGTTGACGCTTATATGATCGAACGAATTGAATCCCCAGACGGTGACGTTCTATATGAGCATGAAAGCCAAACTCAAGATGTATTTAGTCCTCAAACATCTTATTTAACAATTGATATGATGCGTGACGTTTTAGAGTACGGCACAGCAACTTACGCTAAATATCAATTGAACAATAAGAATGTGGACTGGGCTGGAAAGACAGGTACATCTCAGGATTGGCATGATACTTGGTTCGTCGCTACAAATCCTAATGTTACAATGGGTTTGTGGATGGGATATGACACACCTAAACCAATTAACAAATGTTATGAATGTAACCTTGGTTACAGTAACCGAAACGTAAATCTTTGGGCTCAAATTGTTAATGCAGCAACAGAAATCCGACCAGAACTAATGGCACCAGAAAAAGATTTCAAACGTCCTGGTGGTATTGTGAGCAGCTCTTACTGTGCTTCTTCTGGTAAATTGCCTACAGAACTTTGTCAGCAGCTTGGATTAGTCAAGAGTGATATCTATTACGCCAAGCATGCACCGACTAAAAAAGATGATAGTTTAATACAGTCACAATACGTTACAATTGGTGAAACAACTTATGTCGCTGGAGCATCTACACCAACTGAATTTACAAATGAAGGAATCTTTTTTAACCCAGAGTGGCTTAAAGAGAAAGGCTATGACAAATTAGAAGACTACAGTAAGCTTGTACCAAACAACGAGCGTTGGGCAGACATTCGCGTTCCATCTACTGAAGAAGTACCAAATGATGGTCAGGCACCTGAAGCACCTGCACAGGTTTCAGCAAGTGACGGAGTATTAAATTGGTCACCTTCAGAAAGCTCAGATGTCGTGGGTTATCGCGTATATCGTGCTAGTGCTCCTGGAGGGGTTTATCAACTAGCAGGAAGCTCTGGAGGCACAAGCATTGGTATTTCTGGTAGAGGTGTATATATCGTACGTGCGGTAGACTACTTTGGAATGGAATCAGGATCTTCTCCATCTGTTGTGTACGGTGACTTTACTCCAGATGAACCAGAAAATGACGATAATGGTGATCAAAACGATTCTAATTCAGGGTCTGATTCAAACGATGATAATTCATCTGGTAATAGTGATGACGACTCTGGTTCAGATGATAATTCCAACAATGACTCCAATGACGGATCAAATGATGATTCTAATAACGATGATAGTTCAAACGATCAAACTAACGATAGCGGAGAAACAAACGACGAAGGATCTGATAGCGGTTCTGACAGTGGAGGTCAAGACTCTGGAGGTTCAACAGACAGCGGATCAGATTCCTCTGGCTCAGATAATACCGACGAATAG
- a CDS encoding GNAT family N-acetyltransferase: protein MIHHKTYYSKEIETEKGIITIEGPLSSTDLANYHFHEGLRAFRPAPKQFEAVQKIADFDEGRIIIARTEDTIIGYVTFLYPDPLERWSKFQMEDLIELGAIEVISEFRGYKIGSWLLKVSMMDDEMENFIIISTEYYWHWDLSGTGLNIWNYRKVMEKMMGAGGLSPQPTDDPEIVSHPANCLMVKVGERVPQESIDRFEDLRFLARRKSRTERGGV from the coding sequence ATGATTCATCATAAAACGTATTACTCCAAAGAAATTGAAACAGAAAAAGGAATCATTACAATTGAGGGACCTCTTTCATCTACTGATTTAGCAAACTACCATTTTCATGAGGGACTGCGTGCATTCCGACCAGCTCCCAAGCAGTTTGAAGCAGTTCAAAAGATTGCAGATTTTGATGAGGGACGAATTATTATAGCTCGAACGGAAGACACCATTATCGGGTACGTTACTTTCCTCTACCCTGACCCACTTGAGCGCTGGTCAAAGTTTCAAATGGAGGACCTCATCGAATTAGGTGCCATTGAAGTCATCTCAGAATTCCGAGGATATAAAATCGGCTCATGGCTATTAAAAGTATCTATGATGGATGATGAAATGGAAAACTTTATTATCATTTCTACAGAATACTATTGGCATTGGGATCTATCAGGCACGGGATTGAACATATGGAACTATCGTAAAGTTATGGAGAAGATGATGGGAGCCGGTGGCCTATCGCCCCAACCTACTGATGATCCAGAGATCGTTTCCCACCCAGCCAATTGCTTAATGGTGAAAGTTGGGGAACGTGTTCCGCAAGAATCGATTGACCGATTTGAAGATCTACGCTTTTTAGCTAGAAGAAAAAGTCGTACAGAGAGAGGCGGAGTGTAA
- a CDS encoding acetoin utilization AcuB family protein — protein MLVEDIMKTEVIKLEPHETIETALRLLNQYHIRHIPIVDDQNQVIGIVSDRDVRDASPSIFYQDEDRSELQNTLETIMTTPVITVHPLDFVEETASIFYEQEIACVPVTKANKLVGIVTEKDMLYTMIQLTGVHVQSSQIEIKVYDKPGILPEVTAVLGRRKVNITSVLVYPYQKDDKYKIIVFRVQTMNPNPIIEDLRAEGYEVLWPNLPGIET, from the coding sequence ATGCTAGTTGAAGATATCATGAAAACCGAGGTTATAAAGCTTGAACCTCACGAAACAATTGAAACCGCTTTAAGACTACTTAACCAATATCATATTCGTCATATACCGATTGTTGATGATCAAAATCAGGTGATTGGAATTGTGTCAGATCGTGATGTACGTGATGCTAGCCCATCTATCTTTTATCAAGACGAAGATCGTAGTGAGCTTCAAAATACGTTAGAGACGATCATGACAACACCTGTTATAACCGTACACCCACTTGATTTTGTAGAGGAAACAGCATCTATCTTTTATGAACAAGAAATTGCTTGTGTCCCTGTAACAAAAGCAAATAAATTAGTCGGTATCGTAACAGAAAAAGATATGCTTTATACCATGATTCAACTTACAGGCGTTCATGTACAAAGCTCCCAAATTGAAATTAAAGTGTATGATAAACCCGGTATTTTACCTGAGGTAACAGCTGTTTTAGGAAGGCGAAAAGTTAATATCACTTCGGTCTTGGTCTATCCATACCAGAAGGATGACAAGTATAAAATCATCGTATTCCGTGTTCAGACAATGAATCCGAATCCAATCATAGAAGATTTAAGAGCAGAAGGGTATGAAGTACTATGGCCAAACTTGCCAGGGATCGAGACGTAA
- a CDS encoding acetoin utilization protein AcuC, whose product MAKLARDRDVNCHSAFVYSDEITKYRFRDDHPFNQMRVILTYELLKDSKALDEENIIPPRLASDEELNLAHDKAYINAVKKASVGELSEDDGLEYGIGTEDTPIFENMHEAASLLVGGTLTAVESVMHGHAKHALNLGGGLHHGFQRKASGFCIYNDGAVAIQYLRKHYDVKVLYIDTDAHHGDGVQWAFYDDPNVCTLSIHETGRYLFPGTGNVNERGIKEGYGYSFNVPIDAFTEDESFQQVYESAFREVVEYFQPDVIVSQNGADAHVYDPLTHLCTTMSTFELIPQLAHELAHQYCDGKWIALGGGGYDIWRVVPRAWAQIWKVMSTSTPFHGELPEQWLSKWNEKSPVQLPTHWNDPSGMYKPIPRKPEITEKNEKALEKALQFIRLKYNSGQSL is encoded by the coding sequence ATGGCCAAACTTGCCAGGGATCGAGACGTAAATTGCCATTCAGCTTTTGTGTATTCAGATGAAATAACGAAATATCGCTTCCGGGATGATCACCCTTTTAATCAGATGAGGGTCATTTTAACCTATGAACTTTTGAAAGATAGTAAGGCTCTTGATGAGGAAAACATCATTCCACCTCGATTAGCGTCTGATGAAGAACTTAACCTTGCTCACGATAAAGCTTACATAAATGCAGTTAAAAAAGCGAGTGTTGGAGAGTTATCTGAAGATGATGGATTAGAATATGGCATTGGTACAGAAGATACGCCTATATTTGAAAACATGCATGAAGCAGCCTCTTTGCTTGTTGGAGGAACATTAACTGCAGTTGAGTCTGTTATGCACGGACACGCTAAGCATGCTTTAAATCTGGGAGGCGGCCTTCATCACGGCTTTCAGCGTAAAGCTTCAGGCTTTTGTATTTATAACGATGGCGCTGTAGCTATCCAATATTTACGAAAGCATTACGATGTAAAGGTTCTTTATATCGATACAGACGCTCACCATGGTGACGGTGTGCAATGGGCATTTTACGATGACCCTAATGTTTGTACCTTATCCATTCATGAAACAGGTAGATATCTTTTCCCTGGTACCGGAAACGTTAATGAACGAGGTATAAAAGAAGGATATGGGTACAGCTTCAATGTACCTATCGATGCCTTTACAGAGGATGAATCTTTTCAACAAGTTTATGAGAGCGCTTTCCGAGAAGTTGTTGAATATTTTCAACCCGACGTGATTGTCTCTCAAAATGGAGCTGATGCGCACGTATATGATCCACTAACCCACTTATGCACCACCATGAGCACATTTGAGTTGATCCCCCAACTTGCTCATGAGCTTGCCCATCAATACTGTGATGGGAAGTGGATTGCATTAGGTGGTGGAGGTTATGATATTTGGCGAGTCGTACCAAGAGCTTGGGCTCAAATTTGGAAGGTTATGAGTACATCTACTCCATTCCATGGTGAGTTGCCAGAACAATGGTTATCAAAATGGAATGAGAAGTCACCTGTCCAACTTCCGACTCACTGGAATGATCCATCTGGGATGTACAAACCTATCCCTCGCAAACCTGAAATAACCGAGAAGAATGAAAAAGCATTAGAAAAAGCCCTACAGTTCATTCGACTTAAATATAACTCGGGACAAAGCCTATAA
- the motS gene encoding flagellar motor protein MotS, with amino-acid sequence MKPRRKKKQQDKGAPKWMVTFSDMMTLILVFFILLFSMSQIDLQKFEAVAESFRSRAIFDFYPSMMEFENPSQRRSSEQEQKDVSEYDSPSKNSVNQDEKGSDQKEDSLDELVKDVKSFLDTNDMSKDITADRTDRGVVLTLQEQVLFETGNAEIIQAGRPFLDKVGQLLDKIPNYVKVEGHTDNRPISTFRYPSNWELSAARASSVIRYLTDAEQLKGSRFTAVGYGATRPIAPNDSPENWNKNRRVEIVILDPTYQDNSNQTTQKKASSES; translated from the coding sequence ATGAAGCCTAGACGTAAAAAGAAACAACAAGATAAAGGGGCACCGAAATGGATGGTGACCTTTTCGGATATGATGACATTAATTCTTGTATTCTTTATTTTATTGTTCTCCATGTCACAAATTGATTTACAAAAGTTTGAAGCTGTTGCTGAATCGTTTCGTAGTAGAGCGATTTTCGATTTTTATCCATCTATGATGGAGTTCGAAAACCCATCTCAACGCCGTAGTAGTGAGCAAGAGCAAAAAGATGTTAGTGAGTATGATTCACCATCTAAAAATAGTGTGAATCAGGATGAAAAAGGAAGCGACCAAAAGGAAGATTCCTTAGATGAGTTGGTTAAAGATGTAAAAAGCTTCTTAGATACCAACGACATGAGTAAAGATATTACTGCTGATCGAACAGATCGAGGGGTTGTCTTGACCCTTCAAGAGCAAGTCCTATTTGAAACAGGTAATGCTGAAATTATTCAAGCAGGCCGACCATTCTTGGATAAGGTTGGTCAATTGTTAGATAAGATACCGAACTATGTGAAGGTAGAAGGACATACGGATAATCGCCCTATCTCAACTTTTCGTTATCCATCTAACTGGGAGCTCTCGGCTGCTCGTGCAAGTAGTGTTATTCGGTATCTAACAGACGCTGAACAACTAAAAGGTTCACGATTTACGGCGGTAGGGTATGGTGCTACACGTCCTATTGCGCCTAATGACAGTCCAGAGAACTGGAATAAGAACCGTAGAGTAGAAATCGTAATACTAGACCCTACTTATCAAGACAATTCAAATCAAACCACTCAAAAAAAAGCGAGCTCAGAGTCATGA
- the motP gene encoding flagellar motor protein MotP, with translation MKRNDLLTPIGIFLGVTMIMVGIYSNGGFAGVLSFVQVTSIIIVLGGLSAALLVNFNLKEMKITWKVLKEAFNHDEQNLRELIQLFVRLSERARREGLLALETDLEEVEDPFIKKGILLAVDGIEPEVINDIMNAEISAIEERHTRGRAIFEKAAEYAPAWGMIGTLIGLVLMLDNLTDPSTLGPNMAVALLTTLYGTILANLVFQPIAGKSENKTEQEMFMKQVIIEGVIGVQSGQNPKILEEKLSAFLSEDDKLQQEDEEEDFMGEAANEA, from the coding sequence ATGAAACGAAACGACTTATTAACCCCAATCGGCATATTTTTGGGTGTCACCATGATAATGGTGGGCATTTATTCGAATGGTGGATTTGCTGGTGTTTTATCCTTCGTTCAAGTTACATCTATTATTATCGTGCTTGGAGGCTTATCCGCAGCTCTTTTAGTTAACTTTAATCTAAAAGAAATGAAGATTACATGGAAGGTTTTGAAAGAGGCATTTAACCATGATGAACAAAACCTTCGTGAGCTGATCCAGTTATTCGTACGCTTATCAGAACGTGCGAGACGAGAAGGATTATTAGCTCTTGAAACGGACTTAGAGGAAGTAGAGGATCCTTTCATTAAGAAAGGCATTCTCTTAGCAGTTGATGGCATTGAACCAGAAGTAATTAATGACATTATGAATGCTGAAATCTCTGCTATTGAAGAGCGTCATACAAGGGGACGGGCTATCTTTGAAAAGGCAGCGGAATACGCACCTGCCTGGGGAATGATTGGTACTTTGATTGGACTAGTATTGATGCTAGACAATTTAACTGACCCTTCAACTTTAGGACCAAATATGGCTGTCGCGCTATTAACAACCTTGTATGGAACTATTCTTGCTAACCTTGTTTTTCAACCAATTGCAGGGAAGTCAGAGAACAAAACAGAACAAGAGATGTTTATGAAACAAGTGATTATTGAAGGTGTCATTGGAGTTCAGTCCGGACAGAATCCTAAAATCTTAGAAGAAAAGCTAAGTGCTTTCCTTTCTGAAGATGATAAGCTTCAACAAGAAGATGAAGAAGAGGATTTCATGGGGGAAGCGGCTAATGAAGCCTAG
- the ccpA gene encoding catabolite control protein A: MNVTIYDVAREANVSMATVSRVVNGNPNVKPATRKKVLDAIERLGYRPNAVARGLASKKTTTVGVIIPDISSIFFAELARGIEDIATMYNYNIILSNSDQNKEKEIHLINSMLGKQVDGLVFMGGKITEDHIREFNNASVPVVLAATEDETNSVPSVNINYEEAAYEATMTLFEKGNDDVAFVSGPIETNINEQKYNGYVRALKEKGKSYTDKYIVRGDYTYDSGIEALDQLIAIEKKPTGIFVASDEMALGVIHGAQDRGMKVPEDIEVFGFDNTRLATMVRPTLSTVVQPMYDIGAVSMRLLTKYMNNEEVAEQNVILPHRNIERNSTK, from the coding sequence ATGAACGTAACAATATATGATGTAGCCCGTGAAGCGAATGTTTCCATGGCTACAGTTTCAAGAGTAGTGAATGGAAATCCGAATGTTAAGCCAGCTACACGTAAGAAGGTATTAGACGCAATTGAGCGACTTGGCTATCGTCCAAATGCTGTTGCAAGAGGTTTAGCAAGCAAGAAAACAACAACTGTGGGAGTTATTATTCCAGATATCTCAAGTATCTTTTTTGCCGAACTAGCACGAGGTATTGAAGATATTGCGACAATGTATAATTACAACATAATCTTAAGTAACTCTGACCAAAATAAAGAAAAAGAAATTCATTTAATCAACTCCATGTTAGGAAAACAGGTAGATGGACTTGTATTTATGGGTGGAAAGATTACTGAAGATCACATTCGTGAGTTTAACAATGCTTCTGTACCTGTTGTATTAGCAGCTACAGAAGATGAAACGAACTCTGTGCCTTCTGTAAATATTAATTATGAAGAAGCGGCTTACGAAGCAACAATGACATTGTTTGAAAAAGGGAATGACGATGTTGCCTTTGTTTCTGGTCCAATTGAAACGAATATTAATGAACAAAAGTACAATGGTTATGTACGTGCTTTAAAAGAAAAAGGAAAGTCATACACTGATAAGTATATCGTTCGTGGTGACTATACGTACGACAGTGGAATTGAAGCTTTAGATCAATTAATAGCTATTGAAAAGAAGCCAACAGGCATTTTTGTAGCTTCAGACGAAATGGCTCTTGGTGTCATTCATGGAGCTCAAGACCGTGGTATGAAAGTACCGGAAGATATAGAAGTCTTTGGCTTTGACAATACACGTCTTGCCACCATGGTTCGCCCAACGTTATCTACAGTAGTTCAGCCTATGTATGATATTGGAGCCGTATCCATGCGTCTCCTTACGAAATATATGAACAACGAGGAAGTAGCTGAGCAAAATGTCATTCTTCCGCATAGAAATATTGAAAGAAACTCAACAAAATAA
- a CDS encoding bifunctional 3-deoxy-7-phosphoheptulonate synthase/chorismate mutase, protein MSNEELDKLRRELDEVNEDLLDLINKRAKVVQQIGQIKQRQGMNRYDPVRERNMLDSIKEKNTGPFEHSTVEHIFKEIFKAGLELMEDDHRKALLVSRKKKPEDTIIEIKGETIGDGNPHFIMGPCSVESYDQVARVAKEVKDQGLTLLRGGAFKPRTSPYDFQGLGLEGLKILRRVADEYDLAVVSEIVNPADIETAVEYVDVIQIGARNMQNFELLKAAGSVNKPVLLKRGLAATISEFINAAEYIISKGNGDIILCERGIRTYEKATRNTLDISAVPILKQETHLPVMVDVTHSTGRRDLLLPTAKAAMAIGADGIMAEVHPDPAVALSDSAQQMDIEMFKNFMQELR, encoded by the coding sequence GTGAGTAATGAAGAACTAGACAAGCTGAGAAGAGAATTAGATGAGGTTAACGAAGATTTATTAGATTTAATTAATAAACGGGCCAAGGTCGTTCAACAAATTGGCCAAATTAAGCAGAGGCAAGGTATGAACAGGTATGATCCTGTAAGAGAGAGAAACATGCTAGATTCCATTAAAGAGAAAAATACTGGACCATTTGAACATAGTACTGTGGAGCATATATTTAAGGAAATTTTTAAAGCGGGTCTCGAATTGATGGAAGATGACCATCGAAAAGCCTTGCTCGTATCTCGTAAAAAGAAGCCTGAGGATACGATCATCGAAATAAAAGGAGAAACCATTGGAGATGGGAATCCTCATTTTATTATGGGGCCATGTTCAGTGGAAAGCTATGATCAGGTAGCAAGAGTAGCTAAGGAAGTAAAAGATCAAGGCTTAACCTTATTAAGAGGTGGAGCTTTTAAGCCAAGAACATCTCCTTACGATTTTCAGGGGCTCGGTCTAGAAGGGTTAAAAATCTTAAGACGCGTTGCAGATGAGTATGACCTTGCCGTGGTTAGTGAAATTGTAAACCCGGCTGATATTGAAACAGCTGTTGAATACGTAGATGTTATTCAAATTGGAGCACGTAACATGCAGAACTTTGAACTGCTAAAAGCTGCAGGATCTGTTAATAAGCCTGTCTTGCTTAAGCGTGGACTAGCTGCAACAATATCTGAATTTATTAATGCAGCTGAATATATCATTTCTAAAGGAAACGGCGACATCATTTTATGTGAACGCGGAATTCGAACGTATGAAAAGGCGACAAGAAATACACTTGATATTTCTGCAGTTCCAATCTTAAAACAAGAGACACATTTACCTGTTATGGTCGATGTCACACATTCAACTGGCCGTAGAGATTTACTTTTACCAACAGCTAAAGCTGCAATGGCAATTGGAGCGGATGGCATTATGGCTGAGGTACATCCTGATCCAGCTGTTGCCCTATCAGATTCTGCTCAACAAATGGATATAGAGATGTTCAAAAACTTTATGCAAGAGTTAAGGTAA